In Gordonia iterans, the following proteins share a genomic window:
- the qcrA gene encoding cytochrome bc1 complex Rieske iron-sulfur subunit, whose translation MSATSKDAPTGDQLDAMSRDELVKLGTNLDDVDIIYREPRYPVEGTKAEKRSERIVAVWFILSGLLALAGFALFVWNHWEFVMPDEPGYWAYTFYTPALGVTFGLAILFFGFGVIQITKRFIPQEISVQQRHDGPSEKVDQKTIGAELADSLETSTLPRRKMIIGSAIFGLGSLAFAGGIAAIGGFIKNPWANPKDDLWQTGWSPIHDVTPNETVFLRRDTGNPYQVALVRPEDLDAGAMETVFPWRVSDGYGETEESRHKLLKSLRAVRNPVMLIRLRPADAAKVIKRQGQESFNYGDYYAYTKVCSHLGCPTSLYEQQTQRILCPCHQSQFDALEYGKAVFGPAARALAQLPIAVNNQGYMVANGDFIEPVGPAFWERKS comes from the coding sequence TTGAGCGCAACGAGTAAAGACGCCCCGACCGGCGACCAGCTCGACGCAATGTCACGCGACGAGCTCGTCAAGCTGGGCACCAACCTCGACGACGTCGACATCATCTACCGGGAGCCCCGCTACCCGGTCGAGGGCACCAAGGCCGAGAAGCGCTCCGAGCGCATCGTCGCCGTCTGGTTCATCCTCTCGGGTCTGCTGGCCTTGGCCGGGTTCGCGCTCTTCGTGTGGAACCACTGGGAGTTCGTCATGCCCGACGAGCCGGGCTACTGGGCGTACACCTTCTACACCCCGGCACTGGGCGTCACGTTCGGTCTGGCGATCCTGTTCTTCGGCTTCGGCGTCATCCAGATCACCAAGCGGTTCATCCCGCAGGAGATCTCGGTGCAGCAGCGGCACGACGGCCCCTCGGAGAAGGTCGACCAGAAGACCATCGGCGCCGAGCTCGCCGACTCGCTGGAGACCAGCACCCTCCCCCGCCGCAAGATGATCATCGGTTCGGCGATCTTCGGACTCGGGTCGCTCGCCTTCGCCGGCGGCATCGCCGCGATCGGCGGGTTCATCAAGAACCCGTGGGCCAACCCCAAGGATGATCTGTGGCAGACCGGATGGTCGCCGATCCACGACGTGACCCCCAACGAGACCGTCTTCTTGCGGCGCGACACCGGCAATCCGTACCAGGTCGCCCTGGTCCGTCCGGAGGATCTCGACGCCGGCGCGATGGAGACCGTGTTCCCGTGGCGAGTCTCCGACGGCTACGGCGAGACCGAGGAGTCGCGCCACAAGCTCCTCAAGAGCCTGCGTGCGGTCCGCAACCCGGTCATGCTCATCCGACTGCGTCCGGCCGACGCGGCCAAGGTGATCAAACGCCAGGGTCAGGAGAGCTTCAACTACGGCGATTACTACGCCTACACCAAGGTCTGCAGCCACCTCGGTTGCCCGACCTCTCTGTACGAGCAGCAGACGCAGCGCATTCTCTGCCCGTGCCACCAGTCGCAGTTCGACGCGCTCGAGTACGGCAAGGCGGTCTTCGGACCGGCCGCGCGTGCTCTCGCTCAGCTGCCGATCGCGGTGAACAATCAGGGGTACATGGTCGCCAACGGCGATTTCATCGAACCCGTCGGACCGGCATTCTGGGAGCGTAAGTCATGA